A window from Pseudomonas campi encodes these proteins:
- the nusA gene encoding transcription termination factor NusA translates to MSKEVLLVVESVSNEKGVPASVIFEALELALATATKKRFDDEVELRVEINRHTGNYETFRCWNVVEEDDLENPAAELTVEQAQEQKPGAKAGDIVEEPVDSIEFGRIAAQTAKQVIVQKVREAERAQVVDAYRERVGEIISGTVKKVTRDSVIVDLGNNAEALLAREDIIPRETFRVGARLRALLKEIRTENRGPQLILSRTAPQMLIELFRIEVPEIAEELIEVMAASRDPGSRAKIAVRSKDKRIDPQGACIGMRGSRVQAVSGELGGERVDIVLWDDNVAQFVINAMAPAEVAAIIVDEDTHAMDIAVGEDNLAQAIGRGGQNVRLASQLTGWTLNVMTEADIQAKQQAETGDILQNFIDELEVDEELAQVLVEEGFTSLEEIAYVPMEEMLSIDGFDEDIVNELRARAKDRLLTKAIANEEKLADAQPAEDLLSLEGMDKNLAQELAVRGVVTREDLAEQSIDDLLDIDGIDQERAGKLIMAARAHWFE, encoded by the coding sequence ATGAGTAAAGAAGTACTGCTGGTAGTAGAGTCGGTATCCAACGAAAAAGGCGTACCGGCCAGTGTAATTTTTGAAGCGCTGGAGCTGGCTCTGGCGACGGCGACCAAGAAGCGTTTTGACGACGAGGTCGAGCTGCGTGTGGAGATCAATCGCCACACCGGTAATTATGAAACTTTCCGCTGCTGGAATGTGGTCGAAGAAGACGACCTGGAAAACCCGGCAGCCGAGCTGACTGTCGAACAAGCCCAAGAGCAGAAGCCAGGTGCCAAGGCCGGCGACATTGTTGAAGAGCCGGTCGATTCGATCGAGTTCGGCCGCATTGCTGCGCAAACTGCCAAGCAGGTCATCGTGCAGAAAGTACGCGAGGCCGAGCGTGCCCAGGTGGTTGACGCCTACCGCGAGCGTGTTGGCGAGATCATCTCCGGTACCGTGAAGAAAGTGACCCGCGACAGTGTGATTGTCGATCTGGGTAACAATGCCGAAGCGTTGCTGGCTCGCGAAGACATCATCCCGCGTGAAACCTTCCGTGTCGGTGCCCGTCTGCGTGCCCTGCTCAAGGAAATCCGCACCGAGAACCGCGGTCCGCAGCTGATTCTGTCGCGTACTGCGCCGCAGATGCTGATCGAGCTGTTCCGCATCGAAGTGCCGGAAATCGCTGAAGAGCTGATCGAAGTGATGGCCGCCTCCCGTGACCCGGGCTCGCGCGCCAAGATCGCCGTGCGTTCCAAAGACAAGCGTATTGATCCGCAAGGTGCCTGTATTGGCATGCGCGGTTCGCGTGTGCAGGCCGTTTCCGGTGAGTTGGGTGGCGAGCGCGTGGACATCGTGCTGTGGGACGACAACGTCGCGCAGTTCGTGATCAACGCCATGGCCCCGGCCGAAGTGGCTGCGATCATCGTCGACGAAGACACCCATGCCATGGATATCGCCGTTGGTGAAGACAACCTGGCCCAGGCCATCGGTCGTGGTGGCCAGAACGTGCGCCTGGCCAGTCAGCTGACCGGCTGGACACTCAACGTGATGACCGAGGCCGACATCCAGGCCAAGCAGCAAGCCGAGACCGGCGACATCCTGCAGAACTTCATCGACGAGCTGGAAGTCGACGAAGAGCTGGCCCAGGTGCTGGTCGAAGAAGGCTTCACCAGCCTGGAAGAAATCGCCTACGTACCGATGGAAGAGATGCTCAGCATCGACGGTTTCGACGAGGACATCGTCAACGAGCTGCGTGCTCGTGCCAAGGACCGTCTGCTGACCAAGGCCATCGCCAACGAAGAGAAGCTGGCCGATGCCCAGCCTGCCGAGGACTTGCTGTCCCTGGAAGGCATGGACAAGAACCTGGCGCAAGAACTGGCAGTACGCGGTGTTGTTACCCGCGAAGACCTGGCCGAGCAGTCGATTGACGACTTGCTCGACATCGACGGCATCGACCAAGAGCGTGCCGGCAAGCTGATCATGGCCGCCCGAGCCCATTGGTTCGAGTAA
- the rimP gene encoding ribosome maturation factor RimP, with translation MSSKLEQLQALLAPVVESLGYECWGVEFLSQGRHSVLRVYIDQADGVLVEDCEKVSRQIGGVLDVEDPIASEYTLEVSSPGMDRPLFSLEQFAKHVGEQVKIKLRSPFDGRRNFQGLLRGVEEQDVVVLVDDHEYLLPIDLIDKANIIPRFD, from the coding sequence GTGTCGAGCAAGCTAGAGCAGTTGCAGGCCTTGTTGGCCCCGGTAGTGGAGTCGCTTGGCTACGAGTGCTGGGGTGTCGAGTTCCTGTCTCAGGGTCGGCATTCCGTGCTCCGGGTCTATATCGATCAGGCAGATGGTGTGCTGGTTGAGGATTGTGAAAAGGTCAGTCGGCAGATCGGCGGTGTGCTGGATGTCGAGGATCCGATTGCCAGCGAGTACACCCTCGAGGTGTCGTCGCCGGGTATGGATCGGCCGTTGTTCAGTCTTGAACAGTTTGCCAAGCACGTTGGTGAGCAAGTGAAAATCAAGTTGCGTTCGCCGTTTGATGGGCGGCGCAATTTCCAGGGCCTTCTCCGCGGTGTGGAGGAGCAGGACGTGGTGGTGCTGGTGGATGACCACGAATACCTGTTGCCGATCGACCTGATCGACAAGGCCAACATAATCCCCCGTTTTGACTGA
- the secG gene encoding preprotein translocase subunit SecG: protein MLETVVIVVHLLVAIGVVALVLLQQGKGADAGASFGAGASATVFGSQGSATFLSRFTGILAAIFFITSLGLAFFAKEKSDMLTQAGLPDPAVLEVQQEKPAVEDVPVLEEQAPAVEAADVPSSPEQK from the coding sequence ATGCTGGAAACAGTCGTAATTGTTGTCCATCTGCTGGTTGCCATTGGTGTGGTTGCACTGGTGTTGCTGCAGCAGGGTAAGGGTGCCGATGCAGGTGCTTCGTTTGGTGCTGGTGCTTCGGCTACCGTATTCGGTAGTCAGGGTTCGGCTACCTTTCTGAGTCGCTTTACCGGTATACTCGCTGCGATTTTTTTCATTACCAGCTTGGGTTTAGCGTTCTTTGCTAAAGAAAAGTCTGATATGCTGACGCAAGCAGGCCTGCCGGATCCGGCGGTGCTTGAAGTGCAACAGGAAAAGCCGGCTGTCGAAGATGTGCCGGTGCTCGAAGAGCAGGCTCCAGCTGTTGAGGCAGCTGATGTGCCGAGCTCTCCGGAGCAGAAGTAA
- the tpiA gene encoding triose-phosphate isomerase, with the protein MRRPLVAGNWKMHGTRASVAELIKGLRQLALPSGVEVAVFPPCLYINQVIAGLEGKSIAVGAQNCAVEPMQGALTGEVAPSQLADAGCSLVLVGHSERRQILGERDDILSRKFAAAQSCGLVPVLCVGETLEQRQAGKTLEVVAGQLGSVIEELGVGAFARAVVAYEPVWAIGTGLTASPQQAQDVHAAIRAQLAAENAEVAREVRILYGGSVKAANAAELFGMPDIDGGLIGGASLNADEFGAICRAAGN; encoded by the coding sequence ATGCGTCGCCCCCTGGTAGCTGGTAACTGGAAAATGCACGGTACCCGCGCCAGCGTCGCAGAGCTGATCAAGGGCCTTCGTCAGCTTGCATTGCCGAGTGGTGTGGAGGTTGCGGTTTTTCCGCCCTGCCTTTACATCAATCAGGTGATTGCAGGTCTGGAAGGCAAGTCGATCGCCGTTGGTGCTCAAAATTGTGCTGTAGAGCCGATGCAGGGTGCTTTGACGGGAGAGGTAGCGCCAAGCCAGTTGGCAGATGCGGGTTGTTCGTTGGTGCTGGTTGGGCATTCCGAGCGTCGCCAGATTCTCGGTGAGCGCGACGATATCCTCAGTCGCAAATTTGCTGCAGCGCAGTCCTGTGGTTTGGTGCCTGTGCTGTGTGTGGGTGAAACGCTGGAGCAGCGTCAGGCTGGCAAGACCCTTGAGGTGGTTGCTGGTCAGCTCGGTAGCGTGATTGAAGAGTTGGGCGTGGGGGCTTTCGCTCGCGCTGTGGTTGCGTATGAGCCGGTCTGGGCCATTGGTACTGGGCTGACCGCATCGCCACAGCAGGCGCAGGATGTCCATGCAGCCATACGTGCGCAGCTGGCGGCGGAGAATGCCGAAGTGGCGCGCGAAGTTAGGATTTTGTACGGTGGCAGCGTGAAAGCTGCGAATGCTGCCGAACTGTTCGGCATGCCGGATATCGATGGGGGGCTCATTGGTGGGGCCTCTCTGAATGCAGATGAGTTTGGTGCGATCTGTCGCGCTGCAGGAAACTGA
- the glmM gene encoding phosphoglucosamine mutase yields the protein MSRKYFGTDGIRGYVGQFPITPEFMLKLGWAAGMAFRKQGKCRILIGKDTRISGYMFESALEAGLVASGADVMLLGPMPTPAIAYLTRTFQAEAGIVISASHNPHYDNGIKFFSGKGTKLPDEVELMIEELLDQPMTVVESAQLGKVSRINDAAGRYIEFCKSSVPTSTSFAGLKLVIDCAHGATYKVAPSVFRELGAQVSTLAVQPNGLNINDDCGSTHVAGLQAEVLAQQADLGIAFDGDGDRVLMVDHAGTVVDGDELLFIIARDLQERGKLGGGVVGTLMSNLGLELALAEQGIPFSRAKVGDRYVMAELQERDWQLGGENSGHLVCFQHTTTGDAIIAALQVLMALKRNGQTLAEARQALHKCPQVLINVRFAGGVDPIEHPAVKDACARVTERMAGRGRVLLRKSGTEPLVRVMVEGEDEAQVRGYAEELAKVVTEVCA from the coding sequence ATGAGTAGAAAGTATTTCGGGACCGACGGTATTCGTGGGTATGTTGGGCAATTTCCCATTACCCCGGAGTTCATGCTCAAGCTTGGTTGGGCGGCCGGTATGGCGTTTCGCAAGCAGGGCAAGTGCCGCATTCTGATCGGCAAAGACACGCGCATTTCTGGCTATATGTTCGAGTCGGCCCTTGAGGCCGGGCTTGTGGCGTCAGGAGCTGATGTCATGCTGCTTGGGCCCATGCCCACTCCGGCCATTGCTTACCTGACTCGCACCTTCCAGGCCGAGGCCGGGATCGTCATCAGTGCGTCGCACAATCCGCATTATGACAATGGCATCAAGTTCTTTTCCGGCAAGGGCACCAAGCTGCCGGATGAAGTCGAGTTGATGATCGAGGAGCTACTTGATCAGCCGATGACCGTGGTCGAGTCGGCGCAGCTCGGCAAGGTTTCCCGCATTAATGATGCGGCTGGGCGCTATATCGAATTCTGCAAGAGCAGTGTGCCCACCAGTACCAGTTTTGCCGGGCTCAAGCTGGTGATCGATTGTGCCCATGGCGCCACCTATAAAGTTGCGCCCAGTGTTTTCCGTGAGTTGGGTGCGCAGGTCTCGACCCTGGCGGTGCAGCCTAACGGCCTCAACATCAATGATGATTGTGGTTCGACCCATGTTGCTGGGTTGCAGGCGGAAGTGCTGGCGCAGCAGGCTGATCTGGGAATTGCCTTCGATGGTGATGGTGATCGCGTATTGATGGTCGATCACGCCGGTACCGTGGTGGATGGCGATGAGTTGCTGTTCATCATCGCGCGTGATTTGCAGGAGCGCGGCAAGCTCGGTGGCGGCGTGGTGGGGACGCTGATGAGCAACCTGGGGCTGGAGCTGGCGTTGGCCGAGCAGGGTATTCCCTTCTCGCGAGCCAAGGTGGGTGACCGCTATGTGATGGCCGAGCTGCAGGAGCGTGACTGGCAGCTGGGCGGAGAAAACTCGGGGCACCTGGTGTGTTTCCAGCACACCACCACCGGTGATGCGATCATTGCTGCTCTGCAGGTACTGATGGCGCTCAAGCGTAATGGTCAGACCCTGGCTGAAGCGCGTCAGGCTTTGCATAAGTGCCCGCAGGTGCTGATCAACGTGCGGTTTGCCGGCGGTGTCGACCCAATCGAGCATCCGGCGGTCAAGGATGCCTGTGCGCGGGTGACCGAGCGCATGGCGGGGCGTGGGCGGGTCTTGCTGCGCAAGTCCGGTACCGAGCCGTTGGTGCGGGTGATGGTCGAGGGTGAGGATGAGGCGCAGGTGCGCGGTTATGCCGAAGAGTTGGCGAAAGTAGTCACTGAAGTCTGTGCCTGA
- the folP gene encoding dihydropteroate synthase, with amino-acid sequence MSVVPTFDRLPCGSRFLDLSRPQVMGILNVTPDSFSDGGRFAARDAALRHAEEMLAAGATLIDVGGESTRPGARPVSPLEEMERVAPVVEAVAANLDVIISLDTSTPAVMREGARLGAGLINDVRALRREGALQAAADTGLPVCLMHMQGEPGVMQQDPQYQNVVAEVREFLAQRMAACTEAGIALERIVLDPGFGFAKTLAHNLSLFRHMQELYALGRPLLVGVSRKSMIGQALGREVGDRLYGGLALAALAASQGVSILRVHDVAETIDVVRMIDAVQSAQ; translated from the coding sequence ATGTCTGTTGTGCCAACCTTTGACCGGCTGCCCTGTGGCAGCCGGTTTCTTGATTTAAGCCGTCCGCAAGTGATGGGCATCCTCAATGTGACCCCTGACTCCTTCTCCGATGGCGGTCGCTTTGCGGCGCGCGATGCGGCACTGCGCCATGCGGAGGAAATGCTGGCTGCCGGCGCTACCTTGATTGATGTGGGTGGGGAGTCGACTCGGCCGGGTGCGCGGCCTGTCTCGCCACTCGAGGAGATGGAGCGCGTGGCTCCGGTGGTCGAGGCTGTCGCCGCCAATCTGGACGTGATTATTTCCCTGGATACCTCAACCCCTGCGGTCATGCGTGAGGGTGCGCGGTTGGGCGCAGGGCTGATCAATGATGTGCGCGCGCTGCGTCGCGAGGGTGCCTTGCAGGCGGCGGCGGATACGGGTTTGCCGGTTTGTCTCATGCACATGCAAGGCGAGCCTGGGGTGATGCAGCAGGATCCGCAGTACCAGAATGTGGTGGCTGAAGTGCGCGAATTCCTGGCGCAGCGAATGGCGGCATGCACTGAGGCGGGCATCGCACTCGAGCGGATTGTGCTGGATCCCGGTTTTGGTTTTGCCAAGACCCTGGCGCACAATCTCAGCTTATTCCGTCATATGCAGGAGCTTTATGCACTCGGTCGGCCTTTGCTGGTGGGTGTGTCGCGCAAGAGCATGATCGGTCAGGCCTTGGGGCGCGAGGTTGGCGACCGGCTGTATGGTGGTCTGGCGCTGGCGGCGTTGGCTGCCAGTCAGGGCGTCAGTATCCTGCGAGTGCATGATGTGGCTGAAACGATTGATGTCGTACGCATGATTGATGCTGTGCAGTCGGCGCAATAA
- the ftsH gene encoding ATP-dependent zinc metalloprotease FtsH, with the protein MNDMAKNLILWLIIAAVLVTVMNNFSTPSESGKLNYSEFIQQVQEGRVKQVTVDGYIISGKNADGTTFETVRPAIEDRGLIKDLIDNNVEIVGKQPERQSIWTQLLVASFPILVIIAVFMFFMRQMQGGGGGKGGPMSFGKSKARLLSEDQVKTTFADVAGCDEAKEEVGELVEFLRDPGKFQRLGGRIPRGVLMVGSPGTGKTLLAKAVAGEAKVPFFTISGSDFVEMFVGVGASRVRDMFEQAKKHAPCIIFIDEIDAVGRHRGAGMGGGHDEREQTLNQLLVEMDGFEMNDGIIVIAATNRPDVLDPALLRPGRFDRQVVVGLPDIRGREQILKVHMRKVPMGEDVVPAVIARGTPGFSGADLANLVNEASLFAARAGKRVVEMKEFELAKDKIMMGAERKTMVMSDKEKLNTAFHEAGHAIVGRLVPEHDPVYKVSIIPRGRALGVTMFLPEEDRYSLSKRALTSQICSLFGGRIAEEMTLGFDGVTTGASNDIMRATQLAKNMVTKWGLSEKLGPLMYAEEEGEVFLGRSMGSQHSNVSADTAKLIDQEVRSIIDQCYATAKRLLQDNRDKLDAMAEALMKYETIDADQIDDIMNGRAPREPKGWQGGGDNNGTPTAPVEVAESAEKPIGGPAAEH; encoded by the coding sequence TTGAACGACATGGCAAAGAACCTGATCCTGTGGCTGATCATCGCGGCCGTTCTGGTCACGGTGATGAACAACTTCTCCACGCCCAGTGAGTCCGGCAAGCTGAACTATTCCGAGTTCATCCAGCAGGTGCAGGAAGGCCGGGTCAAGCAGGTCACGGTGGATGGCTACATTATCAGCGGCAAGAACGCTGATGGCACCACCTTCGAGACCGTGCGTCCGGCTATCGAAGACCGTGGGTTGATCAAGGATCTGATCGACAACAACGTCGAGATCGTCGGCAAGCAGCCGGAGCGCCAGAGCATCTGGACCCAGTTGCTGGTGGCCAGTTTCCCGATCCTGGTGATCATCGCCGTGTTCATGTTCTTCATGCGCCAGATGCAGGGCGGTGGCGGTGGCAAGGGCGGGCCGATGAGCTTCGGCAAGTCCAAGGCGCGTCTGCTCTCGGAAGATCAGGTCAAAACCACCTTCGCTGACGTCGCCGGTTGCGACGAGGCCAAGGAAGAAGTCGGTGAGCTGGTTGAGTTCCTGCGCGACCCGGGCAAGTTCCAGCGCCTGGGTGGCCGTATCCCGCGTGGCGTGCTGATGGTTGGTTCGCCGGGTACCGGTAAGACCTTGCTGGCCAAGGCGGTTGCTGGTGAGGCCAAGGTGCCGTTCTTCACCATTTCCGGTTCAGACTTCGTCGAGATGTTTGTCGGTGTCGGCGCATCCCGTGTGCGCGACATGTTCGAACAGGCCAAGAAGCACGCGCCCTGCATCATCTTTATCGATGAAATCGACGCCGTTGGCCGTCATCGTGGGGCTGGCATGGGTGGCGGTCACGACGAACGCGAGCAGACGCTCAACCAGCTGCTGGTGGAGATGGATGGTTTCGAAATGAACGATGGCATCATCGTCATCGCTGCGACTAACCGCCCCGATGTGCTGGATCCGGCGCTGCTGCGCCCGGGCCGCTTCGATCGCCAGGTGGTGGTGGGCTTGCCGGACATTCGCGGTCGCGAGCAGATCCTCAAAGTGCACATGCGCAAAGTGCCGATGGGCGAGGACGTTGTACCGGCGGTCATAGCGCGCGGCACGCCAGGCTTCTCCGGTGCCGATCTGGCCAATCTGGTCAACGAGGCGTCGTTGTTTGCGGCTCGTGCCGGTAAGCGTGTGGTCGAGATGAAGGAGTTCGAGCTGGCCAAAGACAAGATCATGATGGGTGCCGAGCGCAAGACTATGGTCATGTCGGACAAGGAGAAGCTCAATACTGCGTTCCACGAGGCAGGTCACGCCATTGTCGGGCGTCTGGTGCCTGAGCATGATCCGGTCTACAAGGTGTCGATCATTCCGCGCGGGCGCGCCCTGGGTGTGACCATGTTCCTCCCGGAGGAAGATCGTTACAGCCTGAGCAAGCGCGCCCTGACCAGTCAGATCTGCTCGCTATTCGGCGGTCGTATTGCCGAGGAGATGACGCTGGGCTTCGATGGTGTCACTACTGGCGCCTCCAACGACATTATGCGCGCCACCCAGTTGGCCAAGAATATGGTCACCAAGTGGGGCTTGTCGGAAAAGCTCGGCCCGCTGATGTATGCCGAAGAAGAGGGTGAAGTGTTCCTCGGTCGTAGCATGGGTAGTCAGCACAGCAATGTCTCTGCTGATACCGCCAAGCTGATTGATCAAGAGGTGCGCAGCATCATCGATCAGTGCTATGCCACCGCCAAGCGCCTGTTGCAGGACAATCGCGACAAGCTTGATGCGATGGCTGAGGCGCTGATGAAGTACGAAACCATCGATGCCGATCAGATCGATGACATCATGAACGGCCGCGCCCCGCGCGAGCCGAAAGGATGGCAAGGTGGTGGCGACAATAACGGCACGCCTACCGCGCCCGTTGAAGTTGCGGAGTCCGCGGAAAAGCCCATTGGTGGCCCTGCCGCCGAGCACTAA
- the yhbY gene encoding ribosome assembly RNA-binding protein YhbY — MALTNEQKKHFKSIGHHLKPVLIVAENGLTEGVQAELERALSDHELIKVQFRITERDDRRALIEELSKVGRCEVVQIIGKMALVYRKNPKANKNLSNIHRYQA; from the coding sequence ATGGCGCTTACCAACGAGCAGAAGAAACACTTCAAGTCTATCGGCCACCACTTGAAACCGGTATTGATTGTCGCCGAGAACGGCCTGACCGAAGGCGTACAGGCCGAACTGGAGCGCGCACTGAGTGATCACGAATTGATCAAGGTGCAGTTCCGCATCACCGAGCGTGACGATCGCCGCGCCCTGATCGAGGAACTGAGCAAGGTCGGCCGCTGTGAAGTGGTGCAGATCATCGGCAAGATGGCCCTGGTCTACCGCAAGAACCCCAAGGCCAACAAGAACCTGTCCAACATCCACCGCTATCAGGCCTGA
- a CDS encoding DUF4149 domain-containing protein, whose translation MSKSAIFKRQPPRAGAISWQLAQTFWVGGLWLLHFVMLPALEKIGLAPLLIETIGATLNPLLIGFAAFCALLQAAVLMQAEGVRSLWRDMRGQLLLAVLGMALAYFAVREWQPDAARWLLFNYLVLALCGVLLVLQPLPGQRAGR comes from the coding sequence TTGTCGAAGTCCGCCATATTTAAGCGTCAGCCGCCGCGTGCGGGGGCGATCAGTTGGCAGCTGGCCCAGACATTCTGGGTCGGCGGCCTGTGGCTGTTGCACTTCGTCATGCTGCCGGCGCTGGAGAAGATCGGTCTGGCGCCGCTGCTGATCGAGACGATCGGCGCGACCCTCAATCCCTTGTTGATCGGTTTCGCTGCATTCTGTGCGTTATTGCAGGCGGCAGTGCTGATGCAGGCCGAAGGCGTGCGCAGCCTCTGGCGTGATATGCGCGGGCAGTTGCTGTTGGCGGTGCTGGGGATGGCGCTGGCGTACTTTGCGGTGCGCGAGTGGCAGCCGGATGCAGCGCGCTGGCTGCTGTTCAACTACCTGGTGCTGGCGTTGTGCGGAGTGCTGTTGGTGTTGCAGCCGCTGCCGGGGCAGCGGGCGGGGCGCTGA
- the greA gene encoding transcription elongation factor GreA — translation MTKYPMTVQGARALEEEHAHLTKVVRPKLSQDIGTARELGDLKENAEYHAAREQQGMVEARIRDIEGRLQNAVIIDVTTIAHTGKVIFGTTVEIANCETDESVTYQIVGEDEADIKLSKISVGSPIARALIGKEEGDVVTVKTPSGVVEYEIVEVRHI, via the coding sequence ATGACCAAATACCCCATGACCGTCCAGGGCGCTCGCGCCCTGGAGGAAGAGCACGCTCATCTGACCAAGGTGGTGCGCCCCAAGCTCAGTCAGGATATCGGCACCGCGCGTGAGCTCGGTGACCTCAAGGAAAACGCCGAATACCACGCCGCGCGCGAGCAGCAAGGCATGGTCGAGGCGCGTATTCGTGATATCGAAGGTCGTCTGCAGAATGCGGTGATCATTGATGTCACTACCATCGCCCACACCGGCAAGGTGATCTTTGGCACCACCGTCGAGATCGCCAACTGCGAGACCGACGAGAGCGTCACTTACCAGATCGTTGGCGAGGATGAGGCTGACATCAAGCTGAGCAAGATCTCTGTCGGTTCGCCCATCGCCCGTGCCTTGATTGGCAAGGAAGAGGGTGATGTGGTCACGGTGAAGACGCCGAGCGGTGTGGTCGAGTACGAGATTGTCGAAGTCCGCCATATTTAA